A genomic segment from Chlamydiota bacterium encodes:
- a CDS encoding ATP-binding protein: MISRYLSFKLATLSKGFPAIYVTGPRQSGKTTLVKEFFKNHHYVSLENPNLLEFALRDPTGFLKANPAPCIFDEVQKAPQLLSYLQELIDASPLPGSWILTGSQNFILMERITQTLAGRSAILRLLPLSISEILHQPFQEPVKRLTQIASIPKPKDSLEKFIFKGCYPRLYTQKIDPQDWYASYDQSYVERDVRDVLKIGNLTTFRNFVRLCAGRSGQLLNLSSLANDAGIAQPTAKSWISILEASSLIYLLPGHHKNFSKRLVKSPKLYFLDTGLLSYLLKLRSAEDIPLHPLKGALFETLVVSELVKLFTHAGQEPPLYFWRDHTGNEIDILIDLGKELLPLEIKSSSQVSSDHFKTIRWWFNLKDNSQEQGIIFYGGENSYLRENFIIQPWFQI; this comes from the coding sequence ATGATTTCAAGATATCTTTCTTTCAAGCTGGCAACACTCTCTAAGGGATTTCCTGCGATTTATGTCACGGGACCGCGACAATCTGGAAAAACGACCCTCGTCAAAGAATTCTTCAAAAATCACCATTATGTTTCTCTGGAAAACCCCAATCTTCTTGAGTTTGCATTGAGGGATCCTACCGGATTTCTTAAAGCCAACCCCGCCCCCTGTATTTTTGATGAGGTTCAAAAAGCGCCTCAACTCTTATCCTATCTACAAGAACTGATCGACGCCAGTCCACTCCCCGGCTCCTGGATTCTCACAGGATCTCAAAATTTCATCCTCATGGAAAGAATCACACAAACATTGGCGGGTCGCTCTGCTATTCTGAGGCTCTTACCTCTTTCCATCTCAGAAATTCTTCACCAGCCATTTCAAGAACCGGTCAAACGATTGACCCAGATTGCAAGCATCCCAAAGCCTAAAGACTCTCTTGAAAAATTTATTTTCAAAGGCTGTTACCCAAGACTTTACACTCAAAAGATTGATCCGCAAGATTGGTACGCTTCTTATGACCAAAGTTATGTGGAACGGGATGTACGCGATGTTTTAAAAATAGGGAACCTGACCACCTTTAGAAATTTTGTCCGGCTATGCGCAGGAAGAAGCGGCCAGCTCTTGAATCTTTCATCTTTAGCAAACGATGCCGGTATCGCACAGCCCACCGCAAAATCTTGGATCAGTATTCTCGAAGCCAGTTCGCTCATTTATCTTTTACCTGGCCATCACAAAAATTTCAGCAAAAGACTTGTCAAAAGTCCAAAGCTTTACTTTCTTGATACAGGCTTACTCTCCTATCTTTTAAAATTGAGATCCGCAGAAGATATTCCACTTCACCCCCTGAAAGGCGCCCTCTTTGAAACCTTGGTTGTCTCAGAATTGGTAAAACTGTTCACCCATGCAGGACAAGAACCACCCCTTTACTTTTGGCGAGACCATACAGGAAATGAGATCGATATCCTGATTGACCTCGGGAAAGAACTTCTCCCTCTAGAAATTAAATCATCTTCGCAAGTCTCCAGCGACCATTTTAAAACAATAAGGTGGTGGTTTAACCTAAAAGACAACTCTCAAGAGCAAGGAATTATTTTTTATGGAGGAGAAAATTCCTATCTAAGAGAGAATTTTATCATACAACCCTGGTTTCAGATTTGA